Proteins from a single region of Harmonia axyridis chromosome 4, icHarAxyr1.1, whole genome shotgun sequence:
- the LOC123678020 gene encoding alanine--tRNA ligase, mitochondrial — protein MITTTSKTIIRQHVTRNICKYVNSDRSARVIRQKFLDYFLKDCNHQFIRSSPVVPYCDPSVAFVNAGMNQFKNIFVGNQEPKFSKVANSQKCIRVGGKHNDLNVVGTDGYHHTFFEMLGNWSFGDYFKTEACELAWKLLLDVYKLPSDRLYVTYFEGDEKLELEEDLETKEIWQSLGVRPDRIIPFGLNENFWEMGATGPCGPCTEIHYDHIGFENRSNLLNKGLFDLTELWNIVFIEYNRNIDGSISVLPNKHVDTGMGFERLTAILQDKNSNYDTDTFTYLIEAIEKNCPHLEKYKGLYGEKDWNNLDTSYRILADHLRMITTCLADGMVPEQNQKLRRIMRKCFSLSTNVFQKDGLVKELSNYVVDNLGHVYPEMERNISQIHQIIDYEEEVYKDLQKSAESEWGELVKGNEKLKHLDVLEAPSLIPAYKDLMKLKPKEINGEIAFKLYDTFGLDPSVIEKLAMSINLPFDKKQLMIELEIAKKKSKQKSEIRMNDLLHQFALESIPKTCDNSKYNYRKLENNNYEFEPLKVKVLRIIHHNEVVRKIGSDTFCSLLLDKTNLYSEAGGQASDKGIIQFDKAIFDVTETEKLNSYILHKGFLKCKSTYNLCVDSVGTLLVDKENRISIMKNHTATHLLNSVLKQLKGATCQKSSKVTENFFNLDIAIFGPKLTITDIEEIEYKINSIISKKLDVETMIIDSQKLLEYDDIITVPGEIYPEENLRLVEIKEKDRVISREPCCGTHVTNTSDIEHFSLVKMKYLGRSTVSLNGVTGHNSKMATENGSEISDEVNMLKKTVSENIDKPDVLNIAVASLRSKIIASETLLPVYIKQKCLKDLDDISKQVKTIAKVTLNEFIDMEMQNVLDSKVQTTYSNKKYIIHYLRTSMILETVPLQRATKMCKNIPVMVISYTDNVVQARCCVPKKFCTENFTADKWLQESAVKVFEGCITNVKGQSEKLVCNMKPKRVNIQDWDYLLKHSMQAAQEFVDKYL, from the coding sequence atgaTTACAACAACTTCTAAGACAATTATTCGACAGCATGTAACACGTAATATATGTAAATATGTAAATTCTGATCGTTCGGCAAGAGTAATTCGTCAAAAATTCCTAGATTATTTCTTAAAGGATTGCAATCATCAATTCATTCGTTCAAGTCCTGTAGTACCTTATTGCGATCCTTCTGTTGCATTTGTAAATGCTGgaatgaatcagttcaaaaatatttttgttggtAATCAAGAACCTAAATTCAGCAAAGTAGCAAATTCACAAAAATGCATTAGAGTCGGAGGAAAGCATAATGACCTAAACGTTGTTGGTACAGATGGTTATCATCACACCTTCTTTGAAATGCTGGGAAACTGGTCTTTTGGAGATTACTTTAAGACTGAAGCTTGTGAATTAGCTTGGAAGTTGTTACTGGATGTTTATAAGTTACCAAGCGATAGACTTTATGTTACATATTTTGAAGGGGATGAGAAATTAGAACTTGAGGAGGATTTAGAAACTAAAGAAATTTGGCAATCTCTAGGCGTTAGACCTGATAGAATTATTCCATTTGGTTTAAATGAGAATTTCTGGGAAATGGGAGCAACTGGACCATGTGGTCCTTGTACCGAGATACATTATGATCATATCGGATTTGAGAATCGCTCAAATCTCCTCAATAAAGGTCTTTTTGACCTTACAGAACTTTGGAATATTGTCTTCATAGAGTATAACAGAAATATCGATGGTTCAATTTCAGTTTTACCTAATAAACATGTAGATACAGGAATGGGTTTTGAAAGACTCACAGCTATCCTTCAAGATAAAAATAGTAATTATGATACAGATACTTTCACATACCTTATAGAAGCAATAGAGAAAAATTGTCCACACTTAGAaaaatataagggactgtatgGGGAAAAAGACTGGAACAACTTAGATACATCTTATAGAATTTTAGCAGACCATTTAAGAATGATAACAACATGTTTAGCAGATGGAATGGTACCAGAACAGAATCAAAAATTAAGGAGAATAATGAGAAAATGTTTTTCACTTAGTACCAATGTTTTTCAAAAAGATGGATTAGTGAAGGAGTTATCAAATTATGTGGTAGATAATTTGGGTCATGTATATCCCGAAATGGAAAGAAATATTTCTCAGATTCATCAAATTATAGACTATGAAGAAGAAGTATATAAGGACTTACAGAAGAGTGCTGAAAGTGAGTGGGGAGAATTAGtcaaaggaaatgaaaaattgaaacatttagATGTTCTAGAAGCTCCTAGCCTCATACCTGCCTATAAAgatttaatgaaattaaaacCTAAAGAAATAAATGGAGAGATTGCATTCAAATTGTATGATACTTTTGGCTTAGATCCATCTGTTATAGAAAAGTTGGCTATGTCTATAAATTTACCTTTCGATAAAAAACAATTGATGATTGAATTAGAAATAGCTAAAAAGAAAAGTAAGCAGAAATCAGAAATAAGAATGAATGATCTGCTTCATCAGTTTGCATTAGAATCTATACCAAAAACTtgtgataattcaaaatataattacaGAAAActggaaaataataattatgaatttgaaCCTTTGAAAGTTAAAGTTTTGCGAATAATTCATCATAATGAGGTTGTAAGAAAAATAGGATCAGATACTTTTTGTAGTTTGCTCTTAGATAAGACAAATTTATATAGTGAAGCAGGGGGCCAAGCTAGTGACAAAGGTATAATTCAGTTTGATAAAGCTATCTTTGATGTCACTGaaactgaaaaattgaattcttataTACTACATAAAGGGTTCCTGAAATGCAAAAGTACTTATAATTTGTGTGTTGATTCAGTGGGTACATTATTAGTTGATAAAGAGAACAGGATTAGTATAATGAAGAATCATACTGCTACTCATTTACTGAATTCAGTATTGAAACAATTGAAGGGAGCAACATGTCAAAAGTCTAGTAAAgttacagaaaatttttttaatcttgATATTGCTATATTTGGTCCTAAATTGACGATCACAgatattgaggaaattgaatataaaataaacagtatcatttcaaaaaaattggatgTTGAAACAATGATAATCGACAGTCAAAAGTTATTAGAATATGATGATATTATAACAGTCCCTGGTGAAATATATCCTGAGGAAAATTTGAGGTTAgttgaaataaaagaaaaagacaGAGTTATTTCTAGAGAACCTTGCTGTGGTACCCATGTTACTAATACTTCAGATATTGAACACTTTTCAttagtgaaaatgaaatatctagGAAGGAGTACTGTATCCTTAAATGGAGTAACAGGGCATAATTCTAAAATGGCAACTGAAAATGGATCAGAAATTTCTGACGAAGTTAATATGTTAAAGAAGACAGTTTCTGAAAATATAGATAAACCAGATGTTCTAAATATTGCTGTTGCTTCATTAAGAAGTAAAATAATAGCCTCTGAAACATTACTACCAGTTTATATTAAACAGAAATGTTTGAAAGACCTTGATGATATTAGTAAACAAGTTAAGACTATAGCAAAAGTAACTTTGAATGAGTTTATCGATATGGAGATGCAAAATGTGCTGGATTCAAAAGTTCAAACTacttattcaaacaaaaaatacataattcactACCTCAGAACCTCAATGATTCTAGAAACAGTTCCTCTGCAAAGAGCAACAAAAATGTGTAAAAATATTCCTGTTATGGTGATCTCCTATACTGATAATGTCGTCCAAGCAAGATGTTGTGTCCCAAAAAaattttgtactgaaaatttTACTGCCGATAAATGGTTGCAGGAAAGTGCAGTGAAAGTGTTTGAAGGATGTATTACAAATGTTAAAGGACAAAGTGAGAAACTTGTGTGTAATATGAAACCTAAAAGGGTAAATATTCAAGATTGGGATTATCTTCTGAAGCACAGCATGCAAGCAGCACAAGAGTTTGTAGATAAATATTTGTAA
- the LOC123679204 gene encoding replication factor C subunit 1, which produces MSKDIRSFFKPLAKTTSSNQTKDESKNSEKQSKPKTLEKTSKKDASKKTNKSTKPFSNSSIRNASSRSVSTVKDEKNMEVISSDSDTCLVIENQEEKREKNSKTDKKNLKKVPDTKNKDRIEIVSSDSEPSSKVSPIKKSKKIKRDGHSKNELEKYSHKSVNLKKLGNITKKVEDSDDDVDIINPTPERLNMKKRKLQINSDSEDDTVKTKYIKKIIMPQKAEKLKPVNVSDIFSGKVNQSKEKTAIESPTIVKKAKKVKTELGIHDDKKFEKTLIDLDDDIFLQNEDILDKTIEGAIKNSSELEEVTKKQSYSDEDTKIISTKNDISEKGSFSPIKNRISRKRQHEDNEKDETLSESKKTKLTHTDSGFDDQERYEKKKYCAMQYQQYLNRGGPKNHGSKELPKGKVDCLSNLIFLRTGVLDSLESEEFENLIKEHGGKVVHSVSKKVNYVVVGEDPGPTKLQKAENYKIPTLSEDELLDMILQKSGMPKKYTVLKTSSFEDAGINDSFVSNESEEVVQPKAKRSEVPFEKKSNEKIVKKGVEYRKSPIKTSVEDDTKKDISNIEDRKIEQKYEDTKKEQIDGCIMSLSEKYKPKELKQIIGQQVSNSNMNKLKKWLECWHINEKLRKQKKIVQPKPWDKNNDGGYFKCALLSGPPGVGKTTTATLVAESLGFDIVEFNASDTRSQKLLQREVANALSSQNISSFNIYNTGLDNKRVILMDEVDGMAGNEDRGGMQELISLIKISKIPIICMCNDRNHQKMRTLSNYCFDLRFDKPKAQQILGFVMSICCKEGIQVNPQIATEIINGTTCDIRQTLNQLSMLSNLNTGISLEQAQKDSANAKKDTVLGPWQVCKMVFNETDQKDMSLIDKSRLFFYDYSLGPLFIQENYLKVQPHVDKKLTLKHVSAAAEAISMGASIDKKIRESNNWSLLDLQAIYSSVLPGHYMSGQFTGAIDFPSWLGKNSKRNKIKRLNNELSMHTRIQTSGGSLAMNLDYSRALLMSIVTPLKKKGMEGVSDAVEVMKTYQLLREDLDSLVEFCTTAKQKNMMDGVESKVKAAFTRLYNKEVPIFSYSANSGFSKKKNSVLYDDNELGDNEDDETSETEDKIENDNLIKTKSKSKTQNKKETAKTKTSNPGSKSKGKGKGKK; this is translated from the exons ATGTCAAAG GATATCCGAAGTTTTTTCAAGCCATTAGCGAAAACAACTTCGTCTAATCAAACTAAAGATGAATCTAAAAACTCAGAAAAACAATCTAAACCTAAAACTCTGGAAAAAACATCCAAAAAGGATGCATCGAAGAAAACAAACAAGTCTACAAAACCTTTTTCCAATTCAAGCATTAGAAATGCATCTTCGAGATCAGTGTCAACAGTaaaagatgagaaaaatatgGAAGTTATTTCTTCAGATTCAGATACTTGTTTAGTTATTGAAAATCAAGaagagaaaagagaaaaaaatagcAAAACAgataagaaaaatttgaaaaaggttcCTGATACTAAAAATAAAGATAgaattgaaattgtttcatcaGATTCAGAGCCTTCTTCAAAAGTTTCTCCCATAAAAAAAAGTAAGAAAATTAAAAGAGATGGACACTCCAAAAATGAGTtggaaaaatattctcataaatctgttaatttgaaaaagctaggtaatataacaaaaaaagtaGAAGATAGTGATGACGATGTAGATATCATTAATCCTACACCAGAgagattaaatatgaaaaaacgGAAGCTACAAATAAACTCTGACTCTGAAGATGATACTgttaaaacaaaatatattaaaaaaattatcatgcCTCAAAAAGCAGAAAAATTAAAACCTGTTAATGTATCTGATATTTTCAGTGGTAAAGTTAATCAATCAAAGGAAAAAACTGCTATAGAATCACCTACTATTGTTAAAAAGGCTAAAAAAGTTAAAACTGAACTTGGAATTCATGATGataaaaagtttgaaaaaacattaattgatcttgatgatgatatttttttacaaaatGAAGACATTTTAGACAAAACTATAGAAGGTGCCATAAAAAATAGTTCAGAGCTTGAAGAAGTAACAAAAAAACAATCATATTCTGATGAGGATACCAAAATAATATCCACTAAAaatgatatttctgaaaaaggGAGCTTCTCCCcaataaaaaatagaatatcAAGAAAGAGACAACATGAGGATAATGAAAAAG atgaaacacTAAGTGAAAGTAAAAAAACCAAATTAACTCATACAGATTCAGGTTTTGATGATCAAGAACGCTATGAGAAAAAGAAATACTGTGCCATGCAATATCAACAGTATCTCAATCGTGGAGGTCCAAAGAATCATGGATCTAAAGAACTGCCTAag gGTAAAGTGGATTGTctatcaaatttaattttcttacgAACTGGTGTCCTGGATTCATTAGAGTCTGAAGAATTTGAAAATCTGATCAAGGAACATGGTGGAAAAGTAGTTCATAGTGTTTCAA aaaaagtaaattatgttgTTGTTGGAGAAGATCCTGGTCCAACAAAACTTCAGAAAGCTGAGAACTATAAAATCCCAACTTTATCTGAAGATGAACTTCTTGATATGATACTTCAAAAATCAGGAAtgccaaaaaaatatacagtACTCAAAACCTCCAGTTTTGAAGATGCAGGTATAAATGATTCATTTGTATCAAATGAAAGTGAAGAAGTTGTTCAACCAAAAGCAAAGAGATCTGAGGTtccgttcgaaaaaaaatctaatgaaaaaatagtCAAGAAAGGAGTTGAATATAGAAAAAGTCCCATTAAAACATCAGTTGAAGATGACACCAAAAAGGATATATCTAATATTGAAGATAGAAAGATTGAACAGAAATATGAAGATACTAAAAAGGAACAAATAGATGGTTGCATCATGTCATTGTCAGAAAAATACAAACCCAAAgaattaaaacaaattattgGGCAACAAGTAAGCAATAGTAAcatgaacaaattgaaaaaatggctaGAATGTTGgcatatcaatgaaaaattgcgaaaacaaaaaaaaattgttcaaccAAAGCCTTGGGACAAAAATAATGATGGAGGATATTTCAAATGTGCTCTTTTAAGTGGCCCACCAGGAGTTG ggAAAACAACCACTGCCACTTTAGTTGCAGAAAGCCTAGGTTTTGATATAGTAGAATTCAATGCTTCAGATACCAGGAGTCAAAAGCTTCTCCAAAGAGAAGTAGCTAATGCTTTAAGTTCTCAGAATATATCATCTTTTAACATCTATAATACAG GGCTTGATAATAAGAGAGTAATATTGATGGACGAAGTTGATGGTATGGCAGGAAATGAAGATCGTGGAGGAATGCAGGAACTCATAAGCCTTATTAAAATATCCAAAATACCAATAATTTGTATGTGTAATGATAGAAACCATCAAAAAATGAGGACATTGTCTAATTATTGCTTTGATTTAAGATTTGATAAACCAAAAGCTCAGCAAATTCTT ggCTTTGTTATGTCAATATGTTGCAAAGAAGGTATTCAAGTGAACCCTCAGATAGCCACAGAAATTATAAATGGAACAACTTGTGATATAAGGCAAACGTTGAACCAGCTATCTATGTTATCAAATTTGAATACTGGGATAAGTTTAGAGCAGGCTCAAAAAGATTCTGCCAATGCCAAAAAAGATACAGTTTTAGGTCCTTGGCAAGTTTGTAAAATGGTATTCAATGAAACTGACCAAAAGGATATGTCATTGATTGATAAATCCAGGCTGTTCTTTTATGATTATAGTTTGGGTCCTTTATTTATACAGGAAAATTACTTGAAAGTTCAACCCCATGTAGATAA GAAGCTTACTTTGAAGCATGTGTCAGCCGCAGCAGAAGCTATTAGTATGGGAGCAAGTATTGATAAGAAAATAAGAGAATCAAACAATTGGTCTCTTCTTGATTTACAAGCCATATATTCATCTGTTTTGCCTGGTCATTATATGAGTGGTCAATTTACTGGAGCCATAGATTTTCCATCTTGGTTAGGCAAAAACTCCAAGAGAAATAAAATTAAGAgattaaataatgaattatctATGCATACCAGGATTCA aACATCTGGAGGATCCCTTGCCATGAATTTGGACTACTCAAGAGCATTGCTAATGTCCATAGTAACTCCTTTAAAGAAAAAAGGTATGGAGGGTGTATCAGATGCTGTTGAGGTTATGAAAACTTACCAATTACTACGAGAAGATTTGGACAGTTTGGTAGAATTTTGTACAACTGCCAAACAAAAGAATATGATGGACGGAGTTGAATCAAAG GTTAAGGCGGCATTTACTAGATTATACAACAAGGAGGTgccaatattttcatattctgcAAATTCAGGATTCTCGAAGAAGAAAAATTCTGTTCTATATGACGACAATGAATTGGGGGACAATGAAGATGATGAAACATCTGAAACAGAAGATAAAATAGAAAATGACAACCTGATTAAAACTAAGTCAAAATCTAAGACCCAGAATAAGAAAGAAACTGCAAAGACAAAAACTTCTAATCCAGGATCGAAGTCTAAAGGAAAAGGAAAGGGAAAGAAATGA
- the LOC123679205 gene encoding peptide chain release factor 1-like, mitochondrial: MRISPIFRIFRNQFTNSYGILPFNTPIIKVNKSIIRNINYEKLKEIKLNNVSLTKYLTSIQDRYKKLLCDKDKKHLTEINKLSPIINCIIHRNDILKNILSLKELENENDSSLRDLVKSDLEEYSQALEKLEEELIANLLHHSPEDDCRDIIFEINSGVGGQEAMLFAKELFEMYKNFAEFKGWTVEIAEYAVTDIGGLRHVSLLISGEDAFKLLKYEAGVHRVQRIPSTEKSGRIHTSTVSIVAMPQPTDIQIHLEHKDLKIDTKRATGAGGQHVNTTDSAVRITHLPTGISVECQVDRSQIKNRRIAMTKLKTLLYQKELDSQLEKMDSTKKSQVRTNFRNEKIRTYNFNQDRITDHRLQGNIHNLKGFLQGDKALEEVILKLDHNHKYEKLLEKVNEINQS, encoded by the exons atgagaatatcacctatttttcgaatattcagaAATCAATTTACCAACTCTTATGGGATCCTTCCATTCAATACTCCAATTATAAAAgtaaataaatcaattatacGTAATATAAActatgaaaaattgaaggaaataaaactAAATAATGTTTCTCTTACCAAATATTTAACTAGTATCCAAGATAGGTATAAGAAATTATTGTGTGATAAAGATAAAAAGCACCTAACTGAAATAAACAAATTGTCGCCAATAATAAATTGCATAATTCATAGGAATGATATTTTAAAGAATATTCTAAGTTTGAAAGAACTAGAGAATGAAAATGATTCTTCACTTAGAGATTTAGTTAAGTCCGATTTGGAAGAATATTCTCAAGCCTTAGAAAAATTAGAAGAAGAATTGATTGCCAACTTATTGCATCATTCACCAGAGGATGACTGTAGagatataatatttgaaattaacagtGGAGTAGGAGGGCAAGAAGCCATGCTTTTTGCGAAGGAATTATTTGAGATGTATAAGAATTTTGCAGAATTCAAAG GTTGGACAGTTGAAATAGCAGAATATGCTGTGACAGACATTGGAGGTTTAAGACATGTATCTTTGTTGATATCTGGTGAAGATGCATTCAAACTTTTGAAGTATGAGGCAGGAGTCCATAGGGTACAAAGAATACCCTCTACTGAAAAATCAGGAAGAATTCATACAAGTACAGTTTCAATTGTGGCGATGCCTCAACCTACAGATATTCAGATACATTTAGAGCATAAAGATTTGAAAATTGACACGAAAAGAGCAACAGGAGCTGGTGGTCAACACGTTAATACGACAGATAGTGCAGTGAGAATAACACATTTACCGACAG GGATTAGTGTTGAATGCCAAGTGGATAGATCACAGATCAAAAATAGAAGAATAGCAATGACTAAACTTAAAACTTTATTATACCAAAAAGAACTAGATTCTCAATTAGAAAAGATGGATTCCACAAAAAAAAGTCAAGTACGTACAAATTTCAGAAATGAGAAAATTCGGACCTATAATTTCAATCAAGATAGAATAACTGATCATAGATTACAAGGAAATATACACAATTTGAAAGGGTTCTTACAAGGTGACAAAGCATTGGAAGAAGTTATATTGAAATTGGATCATAACCACAAATATGAAAAGTTACTGGAAAAagtaaatgaaataaatcagtCATAG